The genomic region TCGTACACACCGACGACGCTGAGTCGGGGCATGGTGGCGGCCGGGGTTGCCGTCGTCGCGGTCGTCTGGGGCATCGCAGGATTCCCTCGTGGTTGACGTGCAGAGACGGGGTGGGCACTACCACCGAACGATGCCGGTTGAATCACAGGCCGCGGCCAGGTGTGAACCGGGTTCGCAAGGCGGGCTCCTCGGTGGTGGTGCCGTGTGAGTGCCGGCCGGCCCGGGTAGTCGGTGACCGGGTCTGGCGGAGGGCGCATGCACGCAGGAGTGGTCGAACCATGGCTCAGACGGTCTCGGACTATCTCGTCGAACGGCTGCACCGCTGGGGGGTGACGCGGATCTACGGCTACCCGGGGGACGGCATCAACGGCGTCATCGCCGCGATCCGGCGCTCGGACCACCTCATCGACTTCGTGCAGGTGCGCCACGAGGAGAACGCCGCGCTCGCCGCCTGCGCGGAGGCCAAGTACGGGGGTGCTCTGGGCGTCTGCCTCGCCACCTCCGGCCCGGGGGCGATCCACCTGCTCAACGGGCTGTACGACGCCAAGCTCGACCACAAGCCGGTGCTCGCGCTCGTGGGGCAGCAGCCGCGCAAGGTGCTCGGCTCCAGCTACATGCAGGAGGTCGACCTCGTCAGCCTCTACAAGGATGTCGCCGGCTACGTCCAGGAGGTCGTGCACCCCGGCCAGATCCAGCACGTGGTCGACCGGGCGGCACGGATCGCTCTCGCCGAGCGGACGGTGACCGCCCTCGTGCTCCCGTCGGACGCGCAGCTCGAGGAGATCCCGGTGAGGCTGCCGGAGCATCACGGGCTGTTCCCCGTCACCGGTGTCGGCATGTCGAAGAGCGAGACCGTCCCCTCGCAGCACGACCTCATCGCCGCCGCGGCGATCCTCAACCACGGTGAGCGGGTGGCGATCCTCGTCGGACAGGGGGCGCTCGGCGCCTCCGAGGAGGTGACCGAGGTCGCGGACATCCTCGGAGCGGGCGTCGCCAAGGCGCTGCTCGGCAAGCCTGTCCTCTCCGACGATCTTCCCTGGGTGACCGGCGCGATCGGCATGCTCGGAACCAAGCCGAGCTGGAACCTCATGCAGCAGTGCGACACGCTGCTGGTGGTCGGGAGCAGCCTTCCCTACGTCGACTTCCTGCCCCCGGTGGGGCAGGCACGCGCCGTCCAGATCGATGACGACGGACGGATGCTCGGGCTGCGCTACCCGATGGAGAGCAACCTGCTCGGGGACAGCCGCGCCACCCTGCGCGCGCTCATCCCCTGGCTGGAGCGCAAGCCGGATCCGGCGTGGCGGCGTCGCGTCGAGCACTGGGTCGAGGACTGGTGGAAGATCGTCGAGGCCCGGGCGATGAACCCCGCCGACCCGATCAACGGGCAGCGCGTCTTCTGGGAGCTCTCCTCCCGCCTTCCCAGCAGGGCGATGCTCGCTGTCGACTGCGGCACCGCGACCGGCTGGTACGCGCGCGACGTCCGTCTTCGCGCGGGGATGAGCGGCTGGCTCTCCGGGACCCTCGCCACCATGGGCACCGGGCTTCCCTATGCCATCGCCGCCAAGTTCGCCCATCCGGACCGCCCGTGCATCGCACTCCTCGGCGACGGGGCGATGCAGATGAACGGCATGGCGGAGCTTATCACCGTCGCCAAGTACTGGAGGCAGTGGGCCGATCCGTCGCTGGTGATCCTCGTCCTCAACAACCGGGACCTCGCCTTCGTCAGCTGGGAGCAGCGGGCGATGGTCGGGGACATCCGCTTCGACGCCTCCCAGGACATCCCGGACGTCCCCTACGCGAAGTACGCGGAGATGCTCGGCCTGCGCGGCATCCGGGTCGACAGGCCCGACGACGTCGGACCGGCGTGGGACGAGGCCCTCGCGTCCGACCGTCCCGTCGTCTACGAGGCGATCGTCGATCCCGACGTGCCGCCGCTGCCGCCGCACATCACCGTCAAGCAGGCGATGGCGCTGACCCGCGCGCTGCTCAAGGGCGACCCGGATGCCGGTGGGGTCATCCGCCAGACTCTCCGCGACCTCATCGAGGACTACGTGCCCCACTGACGCGGGGCTGCGCCCTCAGACGGCGGTGTCCACGAGCATCAGCTCGGACGGCGCGCCGGCATCGACCATCACGTGCCCCGCATCGGTGACGACCGCGGCGTCTCCGGTGCGGAGCGCATGCATGTTCACCGCGGCCTCACCCGCGATCAGGTAGACGTATCCCGCTCGCCCCTCGGCGACGAGGTGGCTGATCGCCCGCCGCGCGTCGAGGTGGGCGACATACACGCGGGCATCGCTGTCGACCGCGACCCCGGTGCCGGTCTCGCCGTGCTGACGGGCGATGCGCAGCCACCGGTCGCGGCGGTCGTCGAGGTGGTACTGGCGCTGCTCGGCGTGGAGCACGGGGCGGCGGCTGAGGCTCAGCCAGAGCTCGATGAGCACGAGCTCGGTGTTCGGCAGGGGGTTCCACTCCAGGTCCTCGCTCCGCCGGGCCGGGGTGGTGCGCTGCACCCCGCCCGCCTGCACCCCGGAATCGATCTGCAGGTCCCGGTGGCAGAGCTCGCCGGCGACGACCCAGGTGACCCGCTGCACGTGCACGTGCGGTCGTGGCTGGAGGTGCGCCGCGGGCGGGTGCACCTCGTGGTTGAGGGCGACGAGCGCACCGACGCCCATGTGCTTCGGGTCCTGGTAGTCGCCGAAGCTGAAGTGGACCCGTGCGTGGTACGGGCCGGGATTGGTCCGGTGGATCTCGATGTCCCGGCGAACGACGATCGGTGCCAGGCGCTGCGGCGATCGCGCCGCCTGCGGGCCTCGAAGGTCCTCTGCTCGCATCATCGGGGTCGTGCCTCCGGTGTCCGGTCCTCGGAGAGATCCAGTACCCGGTCCGTGGCCTCTCGACGCGCCGCCCGGGCGGTTTGCGCCGGGGGCGCCGGGGGCAGAGGGGATGGAAGCGAACAGCACACGGAGGGCGGTTGCGGATGGCCACCTTGCGCGACGTCGCCTGGGAGACGCTCGAGGAGCGGGAGCGCCAGCTCGAGGAGCTGACCGCGCCCGCCCGCCGGCGGGCCGGGCCACGACGGCCGGAGCCCGCCTCGCCGCAGGAGGCGCAGCAGGACCCCTGCTCGCTCTCCCGACAGCAGCTGCGGGAGCTCGTCCACGTCTACGACATCCCGGTGGTGAGCCTCTACCTCAACCCGGCGGCGAAGCACCCCACGGCCCCGCGCTATCCGCTCACCGTGTTCCATTCGCTCCGCCACCAGGAGCTGGAGAACCGTCGCGACTGGGTGGAGTCGCTCGACCACGACGCCCGGATCTCGCTCCGCAACGACCTCGACGTGGTGGAGAGGTTCCTCGAGGAGGCGGTTCCCGAGGAGGAGAGCCGCTGCCTCGTCGTCCTCAGGGCGGGCAGGCAGCTGAACCGGGTGACCACCCTGCCGGTGCGGACGCGCGACCGCCTGACGATCGACCTCGACCCCTATGTCCGGCCCCTCGAGCAGGTCGTCGAGAACGCGCACCGGCTGCTCGTCGTCGCCGTCTCCCGGGAGGACGCCCGCTTCCTCGTCCACTGCCTCGGCCGGCAGCAGGAGATCGACAGGTGCCGCTCGTTCGTTCCCACTCCGAAGGTGGACAGGTCGAGGCCGGGGAAGGTGCAGCGGCATCGGCTCACCCACCTCCACTGGCACCTCCGCGGGGTCGTCCAGACGGCGACGCGGCTGCTCGACGAGGAGGGCTGTGAGTGGCTCGTCCTCGCTGGCGATCAGACCGTGCTCGGCGAGGTCGACGACATGCTCGCCCCGGCGGTGCGCGGGCGGGTGATCGGCCGCTTCCACCCCGACCCCGAGAAGGCCCGGGAGCTGCGCTACTGGGAGGATCAGGTCGACCGGATCCTCGCGGATCGTCGAGCCGCCGAGGAGGAGGAGGCGCTGAGCCGGCTCGGCGAGCTGCGCGCCTACCACCGGCTGGCCTGGGGGCTCTCCGACGTCGTCGACGCGATGAACCTCTTCCAGGTCCGCAGGCTCTTCGTCGACGACCGGCTCGAGCAGCCGGGACACGTCTGCCGCGAGCACCACTTCGTGTCGCCGGATGCCGGAACCTGCCCCTTCTGTGGTCGCGAGCTGCTGCCCGTCGAGGACGTGGTCGACGAGCTCGTCGAGATCGCCCAGCTGGAGGGCGTCGACCTGCTCCTGGTGACCCGCAGGCAGGACCTGCTCGAGCCCTATGGCGGCATCGCCGCGGTGACCTATCCGAAGGCGGAGGACTGAGCGCAGCCCTCCGAGTGGACGGTCGACGAGCGGGTGCGCCATCCCCGCCTGATCGGCCTGCGCCGCGACAAGACGGCGACCGAGGTGATGCCGAGGAGGTGCTCGTATGAGTAGCGGGGCGCTCCGTCCGGAGGGGCGCAAGGGCGTCATCGGCGAGGTGCCGCACGAGGCGGAGTCGCCGCTGGAGCGGACCGGGGAGTGGATCGAGATCCTGATCTACCTGGCCGGCGGCTTCTTCCTCGTCGCCGCGTCGGTCATCGTCCTCGCCGACGCCGTCCCGGCGCTCTGGAGAGGGGCCAGCCCCTGGTCGCGGGCGACACTGATTCTGGACCGGGTGCTGCTCGTCTTCGTCCTCGTCGAGGTGCTCCACACCGTCCGCTTCGTGGTGACCCGCCACCGCCTCCGTGCGGAGCCGTTCCTCATCGTCGCCCTCATCGCCGGCGTGCGGAGGGTGCTCGTGGTCACCGCCGGCACCCAGCCGCTCGCCCGGCGCGAGGACCTGGTGGAGCTGGGGCTGCTCATCCTCCTCCTGGTGGCGTCGGCGGGTGCCCTCTTCCTGCTCGGCTACCGGCCGGCGGGGGCGTCCTCCTCCTGACCGCGTGATGCCCCGGCGGTGACCCGGTCGGGCGGCACCACGCTGACCGGGCGCCGGGAGTGCTCGGTCAGGTGCCGGCTGACGCTGCCGAGCAGCAGCTCGTCGAGGCCGCCGGTGCCCCGCCGGCCGACGACGATGAGGCCGGCGTGCTGCTCCTCGGCGGTCGACAGGATCGCCTCGGCGGGGTCGCCGTCGACCATGAGCGCGCGATGCTCGACGCCCGCGTGACGCAGCGGCGCGCACCACTCCGACTCGAAGAGCCGCCGCCGGTCCTCCTGCCACTGGAGGATCAGGTCCGCGTCGAGGCGGATGGGCTGGCCGCCCTCGTAGACCACCAGGGGATACGGTGGCACCTCGATCGCATGGACGGCGACGACCTCGGCATGGAGGCTGCGGGCGAGCGCCGCGCACCAGTGGCACGCGTACGTGGAGCCGTCCGAGCCGTCGAGGCCGACGACCAGGCGGTGCGGCGGGTTCGGCGTCCTCACGCCTGCCCCCGCGCGTGCCCGCGCGAGTGAACCGGGTCGTCACCACGCGCCGGGAATCTCCCAACGGCCATCACACTCGCCCTCCGTGTCGATCGCGGTCGCTGCATGGGCTCTCTACCCGCCGGTTTGCCATCGGGAATCGCGGGTACGGAGCACAGATGGCGGATCGTCTGTTTCGCCACCGGCGGGACGCGGGCCGCGTTCTGGCAGATCTCCTCGGCCAGTACCGCAACCGCGGTGACGTCGTCGTCCTGGCGCTGCCGCGTGGCGGTGTCCCGGTGGCGTACGAGGTCGCCACCGCCCTCGGCGCGCCCCTCGACGTCTTCCTGGTCCGCAAGCTCGGCGTCCCCGACCACGAGGAGCTGGCGATGGGGGCGATCGCCAGCGGCGGCGTCCTGGTCCTCGATGACGACGTCGTCCGCGGCCTGCGCATCCCGCCGGAGGTGATCCAGCGGGTCGCCGAGCGCGAGGGTCGTGAGCTCGCCCGGCGCGAGGCCGCCTACCGCGA from Candidatus Dormiibacterota bacterium harbors:
- a CDS encoding thiamine pyrophosphate-requiring protein, whose translation is MAQTVSDYLVERLHRWGVTRIYGYPGDGINGVIAAIRRSDHLIDFVQVRHEENAALAACAEAKYGGALGVCLATSGPGAIHLLNGLYDAKLDHKPVLALVGQQPRKVLGSSYMQEVDLVSLYKDVAGYVQEVVHPGQIQHVVDRAARIALAERTVTALVLPSDAQLEEIPVRLPEHHGLFPVTGVGMSKSETVPSQHDLIAAAAILNHGERVAILVGQGALGASEEVTEVADILGAGVAKALLGKPVLSDDLPWVTGAIGMLGTKPSWNLMQQCDTLLVVGSSLPYVDFLPPVGQARAVQIDDDGRMLGLRYPMESNLLGDSRATLRALIPWLERKPDPAWRRRVEHWVEDWWKIVEARAMNPADPINGQRVFWELSSRLPSRAMLAVDCGTATGWYARDVRLRAGMSGWLSGTLATMGTGLPYAIAAKFAHPDRPCIALLGDGAMQMNGMAELITVAKYWRQWADPSLVILVLNNRDLAFVSWEQRAMVGDIRFDASQDIPDVPYAKYAEMLGLRGIRVDRPDDVGPAWDEALASDRPVVYEAIVDPDVPPLPPHITVKQAMALTRALLKGDPDAGGVIRQTLRDLIEDYVPH
- a CDS encoding pirin family protein; the encoded protein is MRAEDLRGPQAARSPQRLAPIVVRRDIEIHRTNPGPYHARVHFSFGDYQDPKHMGVGALVALNHEVHPPAAHLQPRPHVHVQRVTWVVAGELCHRDLQIDSGVQAGGVQRTTPARRSEDLEWNPLPNTELVLIELWLSLSRRPVLHAEQRQYHLDDRRDRWLRIARQHGETGTGVAVDSDARVYVAHLDARRAISHLVAEGRAGYVYLIAGEAAVNMHALRTGDAAVVTDAGHVMVDAGAPSELMLVDTAV
- a CDS encoding phosphate-starvation-inducible PsiE family protein, producing MSSGALRPEGRKGVIGEVPHEAESPLERTGEWIEILIYLAGGFFLVAASVIVLADAVPALWRGASPWSRATLILDRVLLVFVLVEVLHTVRFVVTRHRLRAEPFLIVALIAGVRRVLVVTAGTQPLARREDLVELGLLILLLVASAGALFLLGYRPAGASSS
- a CDS encoding universal stress protein encodes the protein MRTPNPPHRLVVGLDGSDGSTYACHWCAALARSLHAEVVAVHAIEVPPYPLVVYEGGQPIRLDADLILQWQEDRRRLFESEWCAPLRHAGVEHRALMVDGDPAEAILSTAEEQHAGLIVVGRRGTGGLDELLLGSVSRHLTEHSRRPVSVVPPDRVTAGASRGQEEDAPAGR